One window from the genome of Chroococcidiopsis sp. TS-821 encodes:
- a CDS encoding YgcG family protein: MKFNLLQPKRIFLASIFCVNLFPLAGWAVTVQEVPNPRKEYGGWVTDMAGILNDETEAQINQMISELEVEKGTEMAVVTVPETSPATSPKTFATELFNYWGIGKQGQDNGVLFLISVGDRRVEIETGYGVEAILPDAKVGNIIDTQIIPRFKQGDFAGGTLAGTQALIAVLNSEQSISENQVVYPNTQISPHNTDSGILIVLAGGGVLAVVVGSAIYASRPRKISLAPEGYTRKSQGNYTFLCANCQQPMAKVDKQRIQFYLSQPAVTAQKLGSVKFEGWQCLSCTQKQTGDKFHLVAQESRSSRFQQCPHCQELTVTRQQRTIQSPTEYSSGRQLITDQCHCCSYRYQYEEIIPPLPPSSSSSDSYSSSDNNFGGGSSGGGGAGGSW; encoded by the coding sequence ATGAAGTTTAATCTACTTCAACCGAAACGTATTTTTTTGGCGAGTATCTTCTGTGTCAATCTCTTTCCTCTTGCTGGTTGGGCTGTTACTGTACAAGAAGTGCCAAATCCCCGCAAAGAATATGGTGGTTGGGTAACTGATATGGCAGGAATTCTGAACGACGAGACTGAAGCCCAAATTAACCAGATGATTTCTGAATTAGAGGTAGAAAAAGGTACGGAAATGGCGGTAGTGACCGTACCAGAAACAAGCCCTGCTACATCACCAAAAACATTTGCTACAGAATTATTCAATTATTGGGGAATTGGCAAGCAAGGACAAGATAATGGCGTATTGTTTTTGATTTCTGTAGGCGATCGCCGCGTCGAAATTGAGACAGGTTATGGTGTAGAAGCAATATTACCAGATGCTAAAGTCGGCAATATTATTGATACTCAAATTATTCCTCGTTTCAAACAAGGAGATTTTGCAGGCGGTACACTTGCAGGAACTCAAGCATTAATCGCGGTTCTTAACTCCGAGCAATCAATATCTGAAAATCAAGTAGTATATCCGAATACGCAAATATCTCCGCATAACACAGATAGTGGAATATTGATAGTTTTAGCTGGAGGTGGGGTATTAGCTGTAGTCGTAGGAAGTGCTATTTACGCCAGTCGTCCGCGTAAAATCTCGCTCGCACCAGAAGGATACACCCGTAAAAGTCAAGGCAACTATACTTTTTTATGTGCTAATTGCCAACAACCGATGGCAAAAGTAGACAAACAAAGAATTCAATTCTATTTGAGTCAACCAGCGGTTACAGCACAAAAATTAGGAAGTGTTAAGTTTGAGGGTTGGCAATGTCTCAGTTGCACTCAAAAGCAAACTGGCGATAAATTTCACCTTGTTGCCCAAGAATCTCGTTCCTCTCGATTTCAGCAATGTCCTCACTGTCAAGAATTAACTGTTACTCGTCAACAGCGAACCATTCAATCTCCAACTGAATATAGTTCTGGAAGACAACTCATTACCGATCAGTGTCACTGTTGTTCTTACCGTTACCAGTATGAGGAGATAATTCCTCCCTTACCGCCTTCTTCTAGTAGTTCGGATAGTTATAGTAGTAGCGATAATAACTTTGGTGGTGGTAGTTCTGGTGGTGGCGGTGCTGGTGGGAGTTGGTAA
- a CDS encoding HNH endonuclease, with translation MIASFLLLVNDISNLQTLCRYCNQRETHHLDSRYQRHYNL, from the coding sequence TTGATCGCATCCTTCCTCTTGCTCGTAAACGATATTAGTAACTTACAAACTCTCTGTCGTTACTGCAACCAGCGCGAAACGCATCATCTCGATTCCCGATATCAGCGCCACTATAATCTCTAA
- a CDS encoding KGK domain-containing protein encodes MNSEFNNLEREDVVSVYSNQIFVSNRTFTIHEFISAMMPMLKDKIGSTWTEEKANWFGEGIECKVLKPGAKSWQRGKVRITLEFCPEELEVKNNNELPVISDNSPLDDIRQMMPKNGQ; translated from the coding sequence ATGAACTCTGAGTTTAATAATTTAGAACGTGAAGATGTTGTATCTGTGTACTCTAACCAAATTTTTGTAAGTAACCGAACTTTTACAATTCATGAGTTTATTTCAGCTATGATGCCGATGCTCAAAGACAAAATAGGCTCAACTTGGACAGAAGAAAAAGCTAACTGGTTTGGAGAAGGAATAGAATGTAAGGTATTAAAGCCAGGTGCTAAAAGTTGGCAACGGGGAAAAGTAAGAATTACTCTAGAATTTTGTCCAGAAGAACTTGAGGTGAAAAATAATAATGAATTGCCAGTTATTAGTGATAACTCACCTCTCGATGATATTCGGCAAATGATGCCTAAAAATGGGCAATAG
- a CDS encoding KGK domain-containing protein, translating into MSNKFKILDADFLHKDTVVSFSTSIFKVGELALFSSYIFRNIGLQELNNKLKGWGRGQIPLIKDSHEWIENGKECEILVPGAKGWQKGRLRIKVVLEFCPDEVELEETPEKIIHEPITKNNHLMIFGKR; encoded by the coding sequence ATGAGTAATAAGTTTAAAATTCTCGATGCTGATTTTTTACATAAAGACACTGTTGTTTCCTTCTCTACATCAATATTTAAAGTTGGTGAACTTGCTTTATTCTCAAGTTACATATTTCGCAATATAGGGCTGCAAGAGTTAAACAACAAGCTAAAGGGTTGGGGAAGAGGACAGATACCATTAATCAAAGATAGTCATGAGTGGATTGAGAATGGTAAAGAATGCGAAATACTTGTTCCTGGTGCTAAAGGTTGGCAGAAAGGAAGATTAAGAATTAAGGTAGTTTTAGAATTTTGTCCTGATGAAGTAGAACTAGAAGAAACACCGGAAAAAATCATACACGAACCAATCACAAAGAACAATCACTTGATGATATTCGGCAAAAGATAA
- a CDS encoding PPC domain-containing DNA-binding protein: MEVLALRLKPETDLRQSLKNITLQKNIKAGFILSAIGSLRQATIRFADRDKSTVLTDKFEILSLNGTLTTNGIHLHICISDKHGKTIGGHLDNGCIVYTTAEIVIGTTKDFTFTRTLDPQTGYNELEILPHQ, encoded by the coding sequence ATGGAAGTACTAGCTTTAAGACTAAAACCCGAAACAGATTTACGCCAAAGTTTAAAAAACATTACTCTTCAAAAAAACATTAAAGCAGGTTTTATTTTGAGCGCAATAGGTAGCCTCAGACAAGCAACGATTCGCTTCGCAGATCGAGACAAAAGTACTGTATTAACTGATAAATTTGAAATACTTTCTCTCAATGGTACACTAACCACAAACGGTATTCATCTCCATATTTGTATATCAGACAAACATGGTAAAACCATCGGCGGACATTTAGACAACGGTTGTATCGTCTACACCACCGCAGAAATCGTTATCGGAACCACAAAAGACTTCACCTTTACGCGCACTCTCGATCCTCAAACAGGCTACAACGAACTAGAAATCCTCCCCCATCAATAA
- a CDS encoding RsmB/NOP family class I SAM-dependent RNA methyltransferase, whose translation MDKPSNLLLKLSHRLFDDAIEQEKFVDALIHPQPFHPCILWCREKRSPFKVESSISWQPDFIDRLSFGEKPGQHSLHNEGYYYCLDFSSVFAAMSLLAVRSPIDTVLDMCAAPGGKSIFAWQALQPKLLVCNETISKRVGMLISNLKRCQIHSSIVLNKDSNSLAKVLSNSTQLVIVDAPCTGQSLLAKGGKAPGCFHPTTINKNANRQKRIIANSAQLVAPQGYLTYMTCTYSIEENEQVCEWFLSKFPQFQAVEIPALVEYQSRLSDIPCYRLFPQSRLGAGAFTVLFQNTEVGKVENLNVEMLQRLGIRYKLENANRRDVEQQVTESLLMGEDF comes from the coding sequence ATGGACAAACCTTCAAATTTATTATTAAAATTAAGTCATCGCTTGTTTGATGATGCAATAGAACAAGAAAAATTTGTTGATGCGCTAATTCATCCTCAACCGTTTCATCCTTGTATTCTTTGGTGTCGAGAAAAGCGATCGCCTTTTAAGGTAGAATCATCAATCTCCTGGCAACCAGATTTTATCGATCGTTTATCTTTTGGTGAAAAACCAGGTCAGCATTCTTTACATAATGAAGGTTATTATTACTGTTTAGACTTTTCCTCCGTCTTTGCGGCGATGAGTTTATTGGCAGTGCGATCGCCCATAGATACTGTGCTTGATATGTGTGCTGCACCAGGTGGTAAAAGTATTTTTGCTTGGCAGGCACTACAACCGAAATTACTTGTTTGTAATGAAACGATTAGTAAACGTGTGGGAATGCTCATTTCTAATTTGAAGCGGTGTCAAATTCATTCTTCAATAGTTTTAAATAAAGATTCAAACTCTTTAGCAAAAGTTCTTTCCAATTCAACTCAATTAGTTATTGTTGATGCTCCTTGTACAGGTCAATCTTTGTTAGCAAAAGGTGGGAAAGCACCAGGATGCTTTCATCCTACTACAATTAATAAAAATGCGAATCGTCAAAAGCGAATTATTGCTAATTCAGCACAGTTAGTAGCACCACAAGGCTATTTAACTTATATGACTTGTACGTATTCGATTGAAGAAAATGAGCAAGTGTGTGAGTGGTTTTTAAGTAAGTTTCCGCAGTTTCAAGCAGTGGAGATTCCTGCGTTAGTAGAGTATCAATCTCGTCTTTCTGATATTCCTTGTTATCGGTTGTTTCCGCAAAGTAGATTGGGGGCGGGGGCGTTTACGGTGTTGTTTCAAAACACAGAGGTAGGGAAGGTTGAGAATTTGAATGTTGAGATGTTGCAACGGTTAGGGATTAGGTATAAGTTGGAGAATGCGAACCGTAGAGACGTAGAGCAACAGGTTACGGAGAGTTTATTGATGGGGGAGGATTTCTAG
- a CDS encoding DUF2157 domain-containing protein, which translates to MTSDKFRHQLRHEAQIWQAEGLINELQYEQLAQRYQFNTLDSTARNSFVAILVGLGSILIGLGVITFVAANWQELPRVGKVTLLLSLFIAVNVAGFWLWKHPKESRQRLGHGLLLLGALILGANMGLMGQMFHIDAPFYELMFAWGIGVLAMAYSLRLTSLGILSTILLWLGYWGYWGSAIAQSWSTTAMTEVTWSLLMGQHMPLLSVVLFIPLAYWCRSGWIFALGAIAVVTSLEANLQTFIWGKFQSGWVASIAFALPAALLWSYDDSPLVHGNFLRLYRHSDRHLQFGSFQAIARNLALVTLGVLFLFAATTAFWDTLAQPNEYTPSGQNYLLLIDAVILTGVAIWQWAIVLSQSRRRRQQFTTYAVGICICIIALVTIWHIEITNISRFAAFIFNIMLFLLAAELIRTGLAKGGRRAFWGGMLLLSLRIFYVFLLSATGLLFKSLVFILCGIGVMVVGLWFERHIRIHHPTKS; encoded by the coding sequence GTGACTTCAGATAAGTTTCGTCACCAGTTACGCCATGAAGCCCAAATATGGCAAGCTGAGGGACTCATTAATGAATTGCAGTACGAACAGCTAGCACAACGCTATCAATTTAACACGCTTGATAGCACTGCTCGTAATAGTTTTGTCGCAATTTTAGTTGGTTTAGGTAGTATTCTAATCGGTTTAGGAGTGATTACCTTTGTTGCTGCTAATTGGCAAGAATTACCGCGTGTTGGGAAGGTAACGCTGCTATTAAGTTTATTTATCGCCGTTAATGTTGCGGGTTTCTGGTTGTGGAAACACCCCAAAGAATCGCGACAACGTCTAGGACATGGCTTACTACTTTTGGGGGCGCTGATTCTAGGTGCAAACATGGGATTGATGGGGCAAATGTTTCATATTGATGCGCCATTTTACGAATTAATGTTTGCTTGGGGTATTGGCGTGTTAGCAATGGCATACAGCTTACGGCTAACTTCGTTGGGCATTTTGTCAACTATCTTACTATGGTTAGGATACTGGGGATATTGGGGAAGCGCGATCGCCCAAAGTTGGTCAACGACTGCAATGACAGAAGTAACATGGTCGTTGCTGATGGGGCAGCATATGCCACTATTATCGGTAGTGTTATTTATCCCATTGGCTTATTGGTGTCGTTCTGGCTGGATTTTTGCACTAGGTGCGATCGCCGTTGTCACATCCTTAGAAGCAAACCTTCAAACTTTCATTTGGGGAAAATTTCAAAGCGGTTGGGTAGCAAGTATCGCGTTTGCACTACCAGCAGCGTTGTTGTGGAGTTACGATGATTCACCGCTGGTGCATGGTAATTTTCTTAGATTATACAGACACAGCGATCGCCATCTCCAATTCGGTTCGTTTCAAGCGATCGCGCGCAACTTAGCCTTAGTTACGCTAGGTGTCTTATTCCTCTTTGCTGCGACAACGGCTTTTTGGGACACTTTAGCGCAACCTAACGAGTATACCCCATCAGGACAAAACTACTTGCTGCTAATCGATGCAGTCATCTTAACTGGTGTTGCTATTTGGCAATGGGCGATCGTTCTTTCCCAGAGTCGTCGCCGTCGTCAACAATTTACCACTTATGCTGTTGGTATCTGTATTTGCATAATTGCGTTAGTCACGATTTGGCATATCGAAATCACTAATATCTCGCGATTCGCTGCATTTATCTTCAATATCATGTTATTCCTCTTGGCAGCAGAGTTAATTCGTACAGGATTAGCCAAAGGAGGAAGACGCGCCTTTTGGGGAGGAATGCTGTTATTGAGCTTGCGAATTTTCTACGTATTTTTACTCTCTGCAACCGGACTACTTTTTAAATCGTTAGTTTTCATTTTATGTGGCATTGGTGTCATGGTTGTAGGGCTATGGTTTGAACGCCACATCCGCATTCACCATCCAACAAAATCGTAA
- a CDS encoding GDYXXLXY domain-containing protein: MTSRVKTTPEAIKPQRLAQIPFWRLWLPLLFQTGIILAAPAQPFYTQLTGKTAILQTVPVDPYDPLRGYSQTLSYDISRIDNLQQLPGWQELMQQNTSESSVRDVPVGTNLYVTLEAPTSSSIPPSAWKPVRVSRDRPRNLAANQVAIKGKFTGNSITYGLETYYMPEAQRDEINQSIAQAQRDQQHFVVEVKVDNQGRAVPISLWVDRRNYRF, from the coding sequence ATGACATCTCGCGTTAAAACAACACCTGAAGCAATAAAGCCGCAACGACTTGCTCAAATTCCATTTTGGCGACTTTGGCTGCCGCTGCTATTTCAAACAGGTATCATTTTAGCTGCACCAGCGCAGCCGTTTTATACGCAACTTACCGGAAAAACGGCAATTCTGCAAACTGTCCCTGTCGATCCTTACGATCCACTGCGGGGTTACTCGCAAACACTCAGTTATGACATTTCTCGGATTGACAACTTGCAGCAACTTCCAGGTTGGCAAGAGTTAATGCAACAAAACACTAGCGAATCTTCAGTTCGCGATGTACCCGTAGGAACAAATCTTTATGTTACCCTCGAAGCGCCTACATCGAGTTCTATACCACCAAGCGCGTGGAAACCTGTACGCGTCAGTCGCGACCGCCCACGAAACCTCGCTGCAAATCAAGTTGCTATCAAAGGAAAATTCACTGGTAACTCAATTACGTACGGCTTAGAAACATATTATATGCCTGAAGCCCAACGCGATGAAATTAATCAAAGCATTGCACAAGCCCAACGCGATCAACAGCACTTTGTCGTCGAAGTTAAAGTAGATAACCAAGGTCGTGCAGTACCAATTAGTCTTTGGGTAGACCGACGTAATTATCGCTTTTAG
- the era gene encoding GTPase Era — protein MTAKVSDIDSFSFSEGWSIPQAPSGYKSGFIGIIGRPNVGKSTLMNQLVGQKIAITSPVAQTTRNRLQGILTTPEAQLIFVDTPGIHKPHHQLGEVLVRNAKIAIDAVDVILFVVDGSQPAGGGDRFIVDLLSRTENPVILGINKIDRQADAQQLDRTYEELAAPHQWQIVKFSALTGEGLDALQQLLIAHLEPGPYYYPPDLVTDQPERFIMGELIREQILLLTREEVPHSVAVTIDRVEEDTAITRVLATIHVERDSQKGILIGKGGTMLKAIGSAAREQMQKLIAGKVYLELFVKVQPKWRQSRFRLSELGYRVEE, from the coding sequence ATGACTGCGAAAGTGAGCGATATTGATAGTTTTAGCTTTTCTGAAGGGTGGAGTATTCCGCAAGCACCTAGCGGGTACAAATCAGGATTTATTGGTATTATTGGTCGTCCGAATGTAGGTAAGTCTACATTGATGAATCAACTCGTAGGGCAAAAAATTGCGATTACTTCACCTGTAGCGCAAACCACGCGAAATCGGTTGCAGGGAATTTTAACCACACCAGAAGCGCAACTCATTTTTGTCGATACGCCAGGAATTCACAAGCCACACCACCAGCTTGGCGAAGTTTTAGTCCGCAATGCCAAGATTGCAATTGATGCAGTGGATGTCATTTTATTTGTCGTCGATGGATCGCAACCCGCAGGCGGCGGCGATCGCTTTATTGTCGATCTTCTTAGTCGCACAGAAAACCCTGTGATTTTAGGGATTAATAAAATCGATCGACAAGCTGATGCGCAGCAACTCGATCGTACGTATGAAGAGTTAGCCGCACCTCATCAATGGCAAATTGTCAAGTTTTCTGCACTGACAGGTGAAGGGTTAGACGCGCTACAACAACTGCTGATCGCGCACTTAGAACCAGGACCATACTACTATCCACCCGATTTAGTCACCGATCAACCTGAAAGGTTTATCATGGGCGAATTAATTCGCGAACAAATTCTGCTGCTGACACGCGAAGAAGTTCCCCACTCGGTAGCTGTCACAATTGACCGCGTTGAGGAAGATACAGCAATTACGCGCGTCTTGGCGACGATTCATGTGGAACGCGACTCGCAAAAAGGCATTTTAATCGGCAAAGGCGGTACGATGCTAAAAGCGATCGGTTCGGCGGCGCGAGAACAAATGCAAAAGTTAATTGCAGGTAAAGTCTACCTTGAATTATTTGTGAAAGTGCAACCCAAGTGGCGACAATCGCGTTTTCGCTTATCAGAGTTAGGCTATCGCGTAGAGGAATAA